One genomic segment of Paenibacillus xylanexedens includes these proteins:
- a CDS encoding amidohydrolase family protein, producing MFNPVIDVHHHIISKEMQRKQRELGMEIPSFMPKWTPEIGMQKMDVCDISFSFLSAPSDLTFIDQSSANALARKMNEELASYAQLHPERYGAFATLPLPDPAAAMEETLYALDVLGMDGVAMLTSYQGKYLSHPDYTELLTELDRRSAVVFLHPILIPQKIAGLSPALLEGTFDTTRAVTTMAVHRIFDQYPSITFILPHTGGMVPYIKWRIALAAIGQDSIQVETTPEQFQAEIAKLDHLYYDSTLNLGTIQKLIAPDRILFGADIPWPADSVLRIQRESVFHEAQQISEENAKAIAYGNAFRLFPRISKLFDIEKKLI from the coding sequence ATGTTTAATCCTGTCATTGATGTTCACCACCATATCATCTCTAAAGAAATGCAACGAAAGCAGCGGGAGCTGGGAATGGAGATTCCAAGTTTTATGCCAAAGTGGACGCCCGAGATCGGGATGCAAAAAATGGATGTATGTGACATCTCGTTTTCATTCCTTTCAGCTCCGTCAGACCTGACGTTCATCGACCAATCTTCCGCCAACGCATTGGCACGTAAAATGAATGAAGAGCTCGCATCGTATGCTCAACTTCATCCTGAGCGGTATGGTGCGTTTGCAACGCTTCCACTCCCGGATCCCGCAGCAGCCATGGAAGAAACATTGTATGCACTTGATGTTCTCGGGATGGATGGTGTTGCAATGCTGACAAGTTATCAGGGGAAATATTTAAGCCATCCGGATTACACCGAATTGTTAACCGAATTGGATCGACGCAGTGCTGTTGTGTTTCTGCATCCCATCCTTATACCGCAAAAAATCGCTGGGCTCAGTCCTGCACTGCTTGAGGGCACCTTTGATACGACGCGTGCTGTCACTACGATGGCTGTTCATCGCATTTTCGACCAATATCCATCCATTACGTTCATTCTTCCCCATACAGGGGGCATGGTGCCGTATATTAAATGGAGAATTGCGCTTGCCGCCATCGGGCAAGATTCGATTCAGGTTGAAACAACACCGGAACAATTTCAAGCTGAAATAGCCAAACTGGACCACCTTTATTATGATTCCACGTTGAATCTCGGCACGATCCAAAAGTTGATTGCACCTGATCGGATTCTGTTCGGAGCGGACATACCTTGGCCAGCGGACAGCGTCCTTCGGATACAACGGGAGTCGGTATTCCATGAAGCACAGCAGATCAGCGAAGAAAACGCGAAAGCGATCGCTTATGGCAATGCCTTTCGTCTATTTCCCCGCATTTCTAAGCTTTTTGATATAGAGAAAAAGTTAATTTAA
- a CDS encoding MarR family transcriptional regulator yields the protein MISIDRTKQLLYDQFIRFLHVYENHKDTEIEHFLSIAQRESIEKIPQHLTAVHMIDCIGKHEPINNTGIAEAMNLSKASITKIGNKLLEEGFVKRTKMNDNKKESYFRLSPQGKKIFELHERLHIHEAERFYRTLDKYSETELKVIHQFLQDSSINIESR from the coding sequence ATGATCTCAATAGATCGAACAAAACAGTTACTTTATGACCAATTTATCCGTTTTTTACATGTGTATGAGAATCACAAGGATACAGAAATCGAGCATTTCCTAAGTATTGCGCAGCGAGAAAGTATCGAGAAAATCCCTCAGCATTTGACCGCGGTTCATATGATAGATTGCATAGGCAAGCATGAGCCTATTAACAACACGGGTATTGCCGAGGCGATGAATTTGTCCAAAGCAAGTATCACCAAAATTGGAAACAAACTGCTGGAGGAAGGATTCGTCAAACGTACAAAAATGAACGACAACAAAAAAGAGAGCTATTTCCGGTTGTCACCGCAAGGCAAAAAAATCTTTGAACTGCATGAACGTCTGCATATACATGAGGCTGAGCGCTTCTATCGTACTCTCGACAAATATTCGGAAACGGAGCTAAAAGTAATCCATCAATTTCTTCAAGACAGCAGTATAAATATTGAATCCAGATAG
- a CDS encoding nitroreductase family protein, whose amino-acid sequence MSLAELIRERRSIRKCNSTPVDQELVVELLRKAIRLQPFVESGSWRVVYAGTPEARKRLVDCMLEQMSQSKLGKLIPGKLLDVFKKRFTDIPAHVIVMSTVGPDRLTNDRNYAAACGVMQSFQLLGWERGLGMLWDTESMIQHEGFFNGIGLREDERFVGILHIGYYDKAPRSRKRTPAEQKWTVLRGQST is encoded by the coding sequence ATGAGTCTGGCGGAATTGATCAGGGAGCGCAGGAGTATTCGTAAATGTAACTCTACGCCGGTGGACCAGGAGTTGGTTGTAGAATTACTGCGTAAGGCTATACGGCTTCAACCATTTGTTGAGTCTGGCTCATGGCGTGTAGTATATGCCGGAACTCCAGAAGCACGCAAACGGTTGGTGGACTGCATGCTGGAACAGATGTCACAAAGCAAGCTCGGCAAGCTGATTCCAGGGAAACTTCTGGATGTTTTTAAAAAGAGATTTACCGATATTCCTGCGCACGTCATTGTTATGTCGACTGTAGGACCGGATCGTCTGACCAATGACCGCAATTATGCGGCTGCCTGCGGGGTGATGCAGAGCTTCCAACTGTTGGGCTGGGAACGAGGGTTAGGAATGTTATGGGATACAGAGTCCATGATTCAGCATGAAGGGTTCTTCAATGGAATTGGCTTACGTGAGGATGAAAGATTTGTTGGTATTCTTCATATAGGATATTACGACAAAGCGCCAAGAAGTCGGAAAAGGACACCAGCCGAGCAGAAGTGGACCGTATTGCGAGGACAGTCTACATAG
- a CDS encoding nitroreductase family protein, with protein sequence MKLSDLEGDMDGPSEFLDQPVSQDLILELLNHAVWAPNDGLREPWRFIFADNQYGDIMQGLQNQAPAYLLVLVKEEADQYKREEDFAAVCCLIQNFRLLAHEQSLGVRCTLHDWMYDPSRTEMFGVLSNERIAAVLELGYGANQWKGNTEFPETQLHFELM encoded by the coding sequence ATGAAATTGTCAGATCTGGAAGGAGACATGGACGGTCCGAGTGAGTTTTTGGATCAACCGGTATCGCAGGACCTAATCCTTGAATTGCTCAATCATGCTGTTTGGGCGCCAAATGATGGCCTCCGAGAACCGTGGCGATTTATCTTTGCCGATAACCAGTATGGGGACATCATGCAAGGATTACAGAACCAGGCCCCTGCGTATCTTCTGGTCTTGGTGAAGGAAGAGGCGGATCAATATAAGCGGGAAGAGGACTTTGCAGCTGTCTGCTGCCTAATTCAGAATTTCCGCTTGCTGGCTCATGAGCAAAGTCTGGGTGTGCGTTGTACCTTGCATGACTGGATGTACGACCCGAGCCGTACTGAAATGTTTGGTGTACTGAGTAACGAGCGCATTGCTGCGGTTCTGGAATTGGGATACGGTGCAAATCAGTGGAAAGGAAATACGGAGTTTCCTGAGACTCAACTTCATTTTGAACTGATGTAG
- the arr gene encoding NAD(+)--rifampin ADP-ribosyltransferase encodes MDDKKVIIDQGPFFHGTKAELQIGDLLEPQFLSNYQEKNSNHIYFTATLNAAKWGAELARSNAKERIYIVEPLGDFESDPNVTDKKFPGNPTLSYRSKSPLKIIAELASWERHSEEEINHMITSLRKLSEEGKNIIYD; translated from the coding sequence ATGGATGACAAAAAAGTGATCATAGATCAAGGCCCTTTTTTTCATGGTACAAAAGCAGAACTGCAAATTGGTGATTTATTAGAACCACAATTTTTATCAAATTACCAAGAGAAAAATTCTAACCATATATACTTTACTGCAACATTAAATGCTGCCAAATGGGGTGCTGAATTGGCAAGATCTAATGCAAAAGAAAGAATCTACATTGTAGAACCATTAGGAGATTTTGAAAGTGATCCAAACGTAACTGATAAAAAATTTCCTGGAAACCCAACACTTTCATATCGATCTAAATCGCCACTTAAAATAATAGCTGAATTAGCTTCATGGGAAAGACACTCTGAAGAAGAGATTAATCACATGATTACATCTTTGAGAAAACTAAGTGAAGAAGGAAAAAATATAATATATGATTGA